Proteins from a single region of Patescibacteria group bacterium:
- a CDS encoding AAA family ATPase: MNSKKDLIFELAELGLKGNKAAIVKLLETIAVKEIGANRHSAYNKFLNLIEKYSDETFSISPSSIIPQKDAELFIDTKNIWLAPSIESKINKFIKLHQEIAVPQIANQFNKLLLYGPPGSGKTTIGFYVANKLKKPLSYVKITDVISSRLGETMHNIADVFNRTDNAVIFIDEFDAFAKNRNDKNDVGELKRIVNSIIQTLDFNSRNKIIIVATNLLESIDPAILRRFKFKILVDELIDGEKERFFDYLIEKNKTKNSKVNIADNDKKFLIDSLDALKINTIDEINDFFDKTLVNNLIENKKEFELTDFVKTLFIEDYLKQPKKLRKQDQKILSKLCKIMEDEGYPKIKLAEIMGIHRNSYKNYAE, from the coding sequence ATGAACTCAAAAAAAGACTTAATTTTTGAGCTGGCCGAACTCGGACTGAAGGGAAACAAAGCGGCAATCGTTAAACTTCTAGAAACTATTGCCGTAAAAGAAATAGGAGCTAATCGACACTCTGCCTATAATAAATTTTTAAATCTCATCGAGAAATATTCTGATGAGACATTTTCGATTTCTCCAAGCTCTATTATTCCACAAAAAGACGCTGAACTTTTCATCGATACAAAAAATATTTGGCTGGCTCCCAGTATTGAATCTAAAATAAATAAATTTATTAAATTACATCAAGAAATAGCAGTACCACAGATTGCGAATCAATTTAATAAATTACTTCTTTACGGTCCCCCTGGCAGCGGTAAAACTACTATAGGTTTTTATGTTGCAAACAAACTCAAAAAACCTTTAAGTTATGTAAAAATAACGGATGTAATTTCTTCAAGACTTGGTGAGACGATGCATAATATCGCAGATGTTTTTAATCGTACGGATAATGCTGTGATTTTTATTGATGAATTTGATGCTTTTGCTAAAAATCGTAATGACAAAAATGATGTCGGGGAGTTAAAGAGGATCGTGAACTCCATTATTCAAACTCTTGATTTTAATTCCAGAAATAAAATTATCATAGTTGCTACCAATTTATTAGAATCTATTGATCCGGCAATTTTAAGAAGGTTTAAATTTAAAATTCTTGTAGATGAGTTAATTGATGGGGAGAAGGAAAGATTTTTTGATTACTTAATTGAAAAAAATAAAACAAAAAATAGCAAAGTTAATATTGCTGATAATGATAAAAAATTTTTAATCGATTCTTTAGATGCACTAAAAATAAATACTATTGATGAAATAAATGACTTTTTTGACAAGACATTGGTAAATAACTTAATTGAAAACAAAAAAGAATTTGAATTGACTGATTTTGTAAAAACGCTATTCATCGAAGATTATCTTAAACAACCAAAGAAACTCAGGAAACAGGACCAAAAAATCCTTTCGAAACTTTGTAAAATAATGGAAGATGAAGGATACCCAAAAATAAAATTAGCCGAGATAATGGGCATCCATAGGAATTCATATAAGAATTATGCCGAATAA
- a CDS encoding S8 family serine peptidase encodes MPNKKYKHIKIPNSLFSREGVYTPPPRRNYKELGNFDRERQKRKVLSGVSRINNFFSEKDASLKIDADKQINEIKIKFHGPANQDFISRYRIQVYRQEENKEKDSTIFGRINNKPIGSQKSDFERLKDEVNAYVERTERKSYFEKIKELKPLTLEEILEKDLKDKYKTDPSQEIFIDVSFADKQNIATTKLNSIQEQFSNKFISKVNTELLHFCRLKAKYEDVENLHKSYEGIIDIEQAPDYELFGSSLEKNIDNLNIVPPTDDGDPAFVLDGAVNSNHLTLNGAVVQSVGPHGGDKKHGTAVASLVVCGYRLDIQGNIQQDNKIIVVDVSDGQNNFLKLEEKIIETVEQNAPNYRLLLLNLSINNYYFYRRKKIDKLTRLVDELSHKYNCLFFISAGNLFPRNWSEDMKQLVLRTGYPNYFRLPICRILPPSDSINNISVGSVAYQESVDSLTKIKNPVAITRANLDAVPFVKPDFVHYDSNYKRDFNCEYNGVYLASDNNNKLTRWSGTSFATPLVLHDACLLHNFYPEYSKNTIKGLLIHFADYLNCDGISNRGMRKKLSGFGIPNLEKALYSLNSSSTLVIEDEIGINKKKTIKFPVPSCIAGSSRKRLRMRKTLVYSPLINPKNVRTYNPINISVRFVREDDRNLDNFSTRSADDGAHQKSNVKCYPLFRCFH; translated from the coding sequence ATGCCGAATAAAAAATATAAACACATAAAGATACCGAACTCCCTTTTTTCAAGGGAGGGTGTTTATACTCCACCACCGCGTAGAAATTACAAAGAGCTTGGAAATTTTGATAGAGAAAGACAGAAGAGGAAGGTTTTGAGCGGAGTCAGTAGGATAAATAATTTTTTTTCCGAAAAGGATGCTTCTTTAAAGATTGATGCAGATAAACAGATAAATGAGATAAAAATCAAATTTCATGGGCCCGCTAACCAGGATTTCATTTCACGATATAGGATTCAGGTTTATCGACAAGAAGAAAATAAAGAAAAAGATTCAACAATTTTTGGGAGAATCAATAATAAGCCCATCGGTAGTCAAAAATCAGATTTTGAGCGTTTGAAGGATGAAGTAAACGCTTACGTAGAGAGAACGGAGAGAAAATCATATTTTGAAAAAATTAAAGAATTAAAGCCTCTTACTCTTGAAGAAATTTTGGAGAAAGATTTAAAAGATAAATATAAAACTGACCCCAGTCAGGAGATTTTTATTGATGTTTCTTTTGCTGATAAACAAAACATCGCAACAACAAAACTAAACTCTATCCAGGAACAATTTTCGAATAAATTTATTTCTAAAGTTAATACTGAACTTTTACACTTCTGTAGATTAAAAGCAAAATACGAAGACGTAGAAAATTTACATAAAAGTTACGAAGGCATTATTGATATTGAACAAGCCCCGGATTATGAACTTTTTGGATCATCATTAGAAAAAAATATCGATAATCTAAATATCGTACCTCCTACAGATGACGGGGACCCTGCTTTTGTTCTTGACGGGGCCGTTAACTCAAATCACCTCACACTTAATGGAGCAGTAGTCCAATCTGTGGGACCTCATGGTGGTGACAAAAAACACGGGACCGCAGTGGCCAGTTTAGTGGTTTGCGGTTATCGCTTGGATATACAAGGCAATATTCAGCAGGATAATAAAATTATTGTCGTTGATGTTTCCGATGGCCAAAATAATTTTTTAAAACTTGAAGAAAAAATCATAGAAACAGTTGAGCAGAATGCGCCAAATTATAGACTTTTATTGTTAAATCTATCGATAAATAATTACTATTTCTATAGACGAAAGAAAATTGATAAATTAACTAGATTGGTGGACGAACTTTCTCACAAATACAATTGTCTATTTTTCATTTCCGCAGGCAATCTTTTCCCCCGCAATTGGAGCGAAGACATGAAGCAATTAGTATTGCGAACTGGATACCCTAATTACTTTAGATTACCAATTTGCAGGATATTGCCACCTTCGGATAGCATAAACAATATTTCTGTAGGTTCCGTTGCCTATCAGGAAAGTGTCGATTCTTTGACTAAAATAAAGAACCCCGTGGCGATTACACGAGCGAATCTAGACGCTGTTCCTTTCGTTAAGCCAGATTTCGTTCATTACGATTCAAATTACAAAAGAGATTTTAATTGCGAATATAATGGTGTCTATTTGGCATCAGATAACAATAATAAACTTACACGCTGGTCCGGTACTAGCTTTGCGACGCCTTTGGTTCTTCATGATGCTTGCTTGCTTCACAATTTTTATCCCGAATATAGTAAAAACACGATCAAGGGCCTACTTATTCATTTTGCGGATTATCTAAATTGTGATGGCATATCTAACCGAGGTATGCGAAAAAAATTATCTGGATTTGGTATCCCAAATCTTGAAAAGGCATTATATTCTTTAAATTCATCATCAACTTTAGTGATTGAAGATGAGATCGGTATAAATAAAAAGAAAACAATTAAATTTCCCGTGCCAAGCTGCATTGCTGGCAGTAGTAGAAAAAGATTAAGGATGAGGAAGACCCTTGTGTATTCTCCTCTTATAAATCCTAAAAATGTTAGAACATATAATCCAATAAATATTTCTGTTCGTTTTGTCCGGGAGGATGATCGAAATTTAGATAACTTTAGTACTCGTAGCGCCGATGACGGGGCGCATCAAAAATCAAATGTTAAATGTTACCCCCTGTTTAGATGTTTCCACTAG
- a CDS encoding adenine-specific methyltransferase EcoRI family protein, translating into MATKSSNSNLHRAAKVKNDEFYTQLADIEKELKHYKDQFRDKIVYCNCDDPFESNFFKYFAANFNALRLKRLITTSYTKSPIAGGQLPLFEMEGLKPDGKEPYVIEITEVLDINKDGAISIEDVETLLRRNKKSSRKLQGNGDFRSEECVELLKRADIVVTNPPFSLFRQYVAQLMEHGKKFLIIGNDNAISYKDFFEFIKKNKVWNGYGKVKEFKQPDGTLKKFGNVGWYTNLDTTKRHEKLTLYKKYNAKEYSKYDNYNAIEVPKVSDIPINHKGVMGVPVTFLDKYNPNQFEILGITDRDSKNKYRTKMYTKEDSPKYNDLNRRAAIKVNNELKPTYARLLIKFKQ; encoded by the coding sequence ATGGCAACAAAATCTTCAAATTCAAATTTACATCGAGCAGCCAAAGTAAAGAATGATGAGTTCTATACGCAGCTTGCTGACATTGAAAAAGAGCTAAAGCACTACAAAGACCAGTTTCGTGACAAGATAGTGTATTGCAACTGCGACGATCCGTTTGAGAGTAATTTTTTCAAATATTTTGCTGCAAATTTTAATGCGCTAAGATTAAAGAGGCTTATCACTACAAGCTACACAAAATCTCCTATAGCGGGCGGACAATTGCCGTTATTTGAAATGGAAGGATTAAAACCAGATGGCAAGGAGCCATATGTGATTGAGATAACCGAAGTACTGGACATCAATAAAGATGGTGCGATCAGCATAGAAGATGTTGAAACTCTTCTTCGGCGCAATAAAAAATCATCTCGAAAATTACAGGGCAACGGCGACTTTCGAAGCGAAGAGTGTGTTGAATTATTAAAACGAGCGGATATCGTCGTTACAAATCCTCCATTCTCCCTTTTCCGCCAGTATGTTGCTCAGCTCATGGAACATGGGAAGAAATTTTTGATTATCGGTAATGACAACGCGATCTCATATAAAGATTTCTTTGAGTTTATAAAGAAAAATAAGGTGTGGAACGGTTATGGCAAAGTAAAAGAGTTTAAGCAACCTGACGGCACACTAAAAAAGTTTGGCAATGTTGGCTGGTATACTAATCTCGACACTACCAAGCGGCACGAAAAACTAACACTCTACAAGAAATATAACGCGAAAGAATATTCGAAATACGATAACTATAATGCCATTGAAGTACCAAAAGTCTCGGATATTCCAATAAACCATAAAGGCGTGATGGGAGTGCCAGTGACCTTTCTAGATAAGTATAACCCTAACCAATTTGAGATTTTGGGAATAACCGACAGAGACTCTAAGAACAAGTATCGGACAAAAATGTATACCAAGGAAGATTCGCCAAAATATAACGACCTCAACCGTCGTGCCGCCATAAAGGTTAATAATGAACTTAAACCAACTTACGCACGATTGCTAATAAAATTTAAACAATAA